Genomic window (Geothermobacter hydrogeniphilus):
AAAGTCCCTGATTGTCCCGGTGGAAGTTGGGACGCGGCCTCGAAGTCCTGTGCCGGAGGGCTGACGACAGCGCCGACCCCCTTGCCGCCGCCAACCTGTTCGGCACGACTGGAGTCAGCCTACGGCGGGTGGCATTCCACGCCCTGTACGACAGCGCCGCAGGGACGCTGCCAGGTGGCGGACTGGCCCTTTCTCTACGGGCCGCTTTCCCGTGGGGTGTATGTGGCCCAGTTCGACAGCCTCTGCAACTGGGTGTCGGTGACATCGACCTGGTACAACCGTGACGGGAGCGTGAATTCGACGAGTACCTACACGGACTACAACCAGAACGACCCCACCCAGTCGTTTCCGCTGGCGCCCGGCGAGGACGGTACGGCCTGGTCGACGGACCCCTCGGCCCCTACGCAGACCTACACCAACACGACCCAGCCCCGGTATGGCTGTCCGCAGGGCTATCAACTCCAGGGGCCGGTCTGCGTGCAGCCGCCGGTCATGGACTGCGGTGGCGGGACCTATGATGCCGCCGCCGGAGTCTGTACGACCTCCTCCGCCCTTGCGAAGGTGTGCGACAGCGGGGTTTACGACCCGGCAACCGGACTGTGCCGGCTCGACAGATTCACCTGCCCGGCAGGGAACTACGCCTGCCTCGATACGGGCGCTGCGGTCCCGCAGTGTTCTCCCAACACCTGCGTCGATGTGGCCGCTCCCTCTTCGGAGGTCCCTCTTCCGCCACCGAACGATACCTGGCTGCAGAACGACGGGCAGGTGGCCGCTGACGGTTCCTGTCTTGGCGAACTGTACATTTTCTCCGGCAAACCCTCGCGCTGCCGGCCTCCGGGGCTGACGGTCGGTTATCTGAACGACTGCTGCGACAGTGGCGGGGAGATGGTTTCGGACTCCAGGACCGGGCCGAGCCTGTCCACGACGGTCCACGCCATTTCGGTCGCCTACCACATGGCCCAGACGGCCTATTACGCCTACCAGATCGGCGAGGGGACGATGATCGCAACCGAAATGGGCGGCCAGGTGGTGATTACCGACGCTGTTTCCGGGGCGCTGGTGGGTTCCGCCGCGTCCGGGTCGGAGGTCGCTGCCGGGGCGCTGGCGGCCCAGGGGGCGGCAGATGCCGGGGCGACAGGAGCTGCGGCTGTTTCGTCTGGCCTCGAAGGGTTTACCTCGGCGCTGCTGAATCCGACGACCATCGTGATCGCCCTGGTGGTGATGGCGGTGATGAAGGTTCTCTTCGGCAAGGGATGCGACCAGACCGACAGCGAGGCGGCGCTGTTTTCCGCATCAGGTTACTGCCATGACCTCGGGACGATTTGCGATAAGAAAATCAAACTCATCGGCTGTGTCCAGCGGTCCAGGCGGTTCTGCTGCTTCAACTCGAAGATGGCCCGCATCGTCGCGGAGCAGGGGAGGCCGCAGCTCAAGGCGTTTGGCCCGAACGGGGGATGGGGGACTCCGGAAAATCCCAACTGCCGGGGCTTCACACCGGAGGAATTCCAGCAGCTCGATTTCTCCAAAATCAACATGTCGGAATATTTCAACGACATCATGGCGGGCATGAACCAGAACATCCAGGACGCCCGAGGGAAGATCCGGCAGGGTATCCAGAACCACTACCAGGCGACGCAATGACCAGGCTTAGAATCGCGGTTCTGTTCATTCTGCTGCTGGTCCAGCCGGGACAGGCCCGTGTCCTGGGGACGTTCGGGAAGACTTACCCGATCATCGAGCGGGATGCGCTGGAGGAGATCCGGGAGCGGGCGGCCCGGGTGAACTGGCAGTCCGCACTGGACAGGATCAGGCCGGAGGAGTTTCGTCCGGAAGGGCTGCCGCGTCTGCCGCGGGCCGCAGAGGACCGGGCGTTCCTGGTGGACATGACCTACACGCTGGGGTTCGACATCCCGGACGGCAAGGGGGGCATCCTCTACCCGAAGGGTTATCGGTTCAATCCGCTGGACTACCTGCCGTTCAACCAGACGCTGGTGGTTGTCGACGGGGACGATCCTCTCCAACTGGACTGGCTGCGCGGATCGGGGCTGCTGGATAAAGGCGGGACCGTGCTGCT
Coding sequences:
- the traN gene encoding conjugal transfer protein TraN, yielding MRRLTAVLVLSCFIAGMPVNALAILTCGADLNGDGFTDTQTETATCATAPVHNGQTSQDFCPVQAVDCVADTAQPRVEQTCSLGGYTYNQGSGRCEKVPDCPGGSWDAASKSCAGGLTTAPTPLPPPTCSARLESAYGGWHSTPCTTAPQGRCQVADWPFLYGPLSRGVYVAQFDSLCNWVSVTSTWYNRDGSVNSTSTYTDYNQNDPTQSFPLAPGEDGTAWSTDPSAPTQTYTNTTQPRYGCPQGYQLQGPVCVQPPVMDCGGGTYDAAAGVCTTSSALAKVCDSGVYDPATGLCRLDRFTCPAGNYACLDTGAAVPQCSPNTCVDVAAPSSEVPLPPPNDTWLQNDGQVAADGSCLGELYIFSGKPSRCRPPGLTVGYLNDCCDSGGEMVSDSRTGPSLSTTVHAISVAYHMAQTAYYAYQIGEGTMIATEMGGQVVITDAVSGALVGSAASGSEVAAGALAAQGAADAGATGAAAVSSGLEGFTSALLNPTTIVIALVVMAVMKVLFGKGCDQTDSEAALFSASGYCHDLGTICDKKIKLIGCVQRSRRFCCFNSKMARIVAEQGRPQLKAFGPNGGWGTPENPNCRGFTPEEFQQLDFSKINMSEYFNDIMAGMNQNIQDARGKIRQGIQNHYQATQ